The DNA segment ACCTTTCTTCTCCTTTCTAAATGCCAAATTCTCATTAACCCGCTTAGATACTTCACCAATAAGATGCGAAGTGCATTTTTCTGCACTTGCAAAATCTTCTAAACCCGAAATCAAATTTAAAAAAGCAAGTTTTAAGTTATTAGGATCAACAGAAAACTCGCTCAGCTGAGCCGCTTTATTGTAGTAACCTAATTTGCCATGCGCTTCATAAAATGCAGCAACAAAAATAAAGAAGCGCAAGTACGCCTGTCGATAACTTTGTTCATAATAGGAAGTTGCCTCTTTTTCCGAAATTTCTCCATGAACTAAACTTGCAATGCTTGCCGCTGAGAGTAGCCCACTATACATAGCAAGGTGCACACCCGTAGAAAGGAGAGGATCTAAAAAGCACGCTGCATCCCCTATAATAAAACACTTTTCAGCGGTGAATTTTTTTGCCGCATAAGAGTAGTCTTGTTCGACTAGAAGATTCGATACTAAAGTTCCAGACGCAGAAATTTTTGTCATTAAGGAAGAAGCAGCAATTGCATTAGCGTAAATTTGTGCTAGTGAATGCTCTTTACGGGCAGATAAAAAAAAATCTTTCCCCAGAACCACACCGATGCTCATTTGCCCGTCGCTAAATGGAATTGCCCATAGCCATCCATTTGCAATTGAACCCACCATAATCGCTCCTTCAAATCCTTTAACGAGCGCCGGTTGTGCTTCTTTCCAATAACCCCAAACCGCCACATTTTTGAAGGTTTCATGAAAACAACGATTTTTCAGATAACGGTTCGACATTATTCCTGCGCGACCAGAAGCATCAATAAGGTAATCAAATTCAATGAGAGGTAATTTTTTTTTACTTTTTGTTTGATAGCAAAGTGCCCCTGTAGGCTTATTACCTGAAAATACCAATTCATCTACCTTAATACCTTCAAGCACCTTGACACCCTGGTTTCGAGCATGCTGTAGTAAAAGCTGATCAAATTCAGCTCTCTTAACTTGAAAACTATATTGGTAGCAGCCACGTAACTCTCCGAACTCAAGTAACCATTTTTCTCCTTTCCATTCAAAGTAAGCTCCGGGTTTACGTTGAAATCCATAATTTTCAATTAAGTTACGTGCGCCTATAAATTCAAGAATTTCAAGACATGATGGTAGTAAAGATTCACCGATATGGTAGCGTGGAAAAAAATCACGCTCTATTAACGTCACTTCTATATTTGCTCGAGCAAGAAGTGACGCCGCTGTACTCCCCGCCGGACCCCCACCAATAACAAGCACTGTTTTATTCTGTACTTTTAATCTTTTCATTTTAGCACCCTAACATTCCTGCAAATCCTTAGAACATCCAATACAATTTTACATCCTAAAAGGGCATGACTACTTTTATAAAAGAAAAGATAGCATCGAGATCTGCCGCAAAAAATTTTTAAAAGACATGAAAGACTTCACTCCATGTAATGGTATGGATTTGATTGGAAATTCCACCCCACGTAGATATGAAGGCAGGTATCCGCTCTGCGTTTTGAAAAGGGGCAGTCGTTGTTGATTTTCAATGTCCATATTTTAGATCTCCCTTTGTTATTTTCATCACATGATTAGCTCTGATCGAATTATCGATCCTCCATGCAATCGGATCGCGCGCTCTCGGCGCCCTGCTCGTTTATGCTAATGCGGCTTGGCACAACAGTAAAAAGATGATTAAAACCTGCTTAAGAATATATTTATTCATAGTTTTTTATTCCTTTTTAAAATTTATTTTAGTGTTATCTAAGAATAACCAAAATGTCTAAGCATGGCGAATACCATTTATTGTGTTCTGCGTTTAATTAGCATTGATGCTCAACGGGAAATTTTGTGTAGAAATATTTGTGTAGAAATAATTGCAACAAGCTATTAGCTAATATAAAAACAAAAATATCGATAAACACTGGAAACAATAATACTTCTGCTATATTTATTTTAGGGTACAATGATGGCGATCCTAATAAACAGTATTCCATCTATGATCTTGCAACAGTTTTGACACTAAGAAGCGAAGTGTTGATAAAATCATCGTTCAAATTCAATGGGGATGTATTCGTCTGCTATCTCTCGCTGACTTTCCCCTAACAAAAATTATAATAACCACTACCATAAACCTCTAACAGAGGTGCCCTCCCCTAAATTTTCCATACACCCACATTTTAATAATATTTTTGTCTTACGGTGAGCCAAAAAACTTATTTTTGTATTGAAAAGAAAAAGAGAGATTAATCTTAAGTTAGGTTCCTTAACGAGGATATAGGATATTTTACTTCAATAGTCAAAAGCAGGTATGTGCACGTCCCTAGGGCAGTCACGAAAGGGCGCCTACGCGCGAACATAGTGACGAATTAGAATCAACTATGACAAAAGTTTCGCAACTAATTAAGGTTTGAGCTAAAATTGATTCAAATTTTTAGCCATAGAATATTTTATAATTATTCAATCCTGTTGATAAAAAGACATTTCATGTTTTAGTCGCCGCTGAAATTTTTGTAATCAAGCTGCAATAGCTATAAAGATATGATTTCTCTGAGCTCAACCGGTGCGATAGCATATTTCTGAATGTCCAATCGTGCTTGTTTTAGGTTTGCACGACTATAAATTAATTGATGTAATTTTACTTTCAGAATCGAATGCTCGGATATAAAACCCTTTATTTTCATTGCCTTCCTAAGGAAGGCCGTAATGGTACGCATTGATACTTTAAAAAAATTTTTAATTTTTATATAAAATTAATGCTATTTTATTATAAATAATAAAAAATCTAATTTTGAAGAAGCGACAATTTTTCGATTAAGACAATATTTTTTTTCCTCACTGATGTATGTCTTTTTGCATGCTTGGGTTAAACACGGTACGGCCCAGTCATGCTGATTGACATGGTTTTTATTAAAAAAATCAATCTAAATTCAAATAATTAGAATTGCGAGTGGCTGACTGAAAATCTTTGTGTCGGTGGTTCGATTCCACCTTCGGCCACCAGATAAATCAAATACTTACATCCTCCTTAACCCATTATAAAAAATCCCTTGCGTGACTTTTGCGGGAGCTGTCACTTTTCTTTCTAAATGTCTTTTTTTTCAATTAATTATGGTTTAAATGTCTAATTTTTAATCTCTCTATTTTGAAAAATGATTATGGGAAATGTTTTTAGGTTCAATAACAATATGCATTCCCATAGCGGAAAGAATTTCACTGGTATTTTTAAAATAAGGATTGCCTTTAGGAGAAAGTGTTTTATATAAGCTAGTTCGGCTTTTATGCGCTTTATTTGCTAATTTGTTAACTCCGCCTTGCGCTTTAACAACATTGGATAAGGCCAACAAAAAAACTTTGATGTCACCTTCATTTAAAGCAGCATTTAAATATCCGGCGGCTTCTTCAGGGTCTGTGAGAGACTCAATTAAATATTCTTGGTAATCAATCTTTTTTTTCATACGCTACTCAGTTAAGTAATCATTTAAGTAACTCATCGCTTTTTTTATATCTTTTTTTTGCGTCGATTTATTACCACCTGATAGAAGAAGGATAATTTTACTATCTTCTTTGTAAAAATATATTCTATACCCAGCTCCGAATGTTAACCTTAGCTCGAAAATATCTTTATTAATTTGTTTATAATCACCCAA comes from the Rickettsiella endosymbiont of Rhagonycha lignosa genome and includes:
- a CDS encoding NAD(P)/FAD-dependent oxidoreductase, which codes for MKRLKVQNKTVLVIGGGPAGSTAASLLARANIEVTLIERDFFPRYHIGESLLPSCLEILEFIGARNLIENYGFQRKPGAYFEWKGEKWLLEFGELRGCYQYSFQVKRAEFDQLLLQHARNQGVKVLEGIKVDELVFSGNKPTGALCYQTKSKKKLPLIEFDYLIDASGRAGIMSNRYLKNRCFHETFKNVAVWGYWKEAQPALVKGFEGAIMVGSIANGWLWAIPFSDGQMSIGVVLGKDFFLSARKEHSLAQIYANAIAASSLMTKISASGTLVSNLLVEQDYSYAAKKFTAEKCFIIGDAACFLDPLLSTGVHLAMYSGLLSAASIASLVHGEISEKEATSYYEQSYRQAYLRFFIFVAAFYEAHGKLGYYNKAAQLSEFSVDPNNLKLAFLNLISGLEDFASAEKCTSHLIGEVSKRVNENLAFRKEKKGFRKKELQVQIEENIAFFDALEGLSALSPAMAINGLYVSTSPLGLRRT
- a CDS encoding type II toxin-antitoxin system RelE/ParE family toxin; translated protein: MQIALKKQIEVYVESNGQSPFINWLETLDPPVKFRVKERLDRVALGNLGDYKQINKDIFELRLTFGAGYRIYFYKEDSKIILLLSGGNKSTQKKDIKKAMSYLNDYLTE
- a CDS encoding addiction module antidote protein translates to MKKKIDYQEYLIESLTDPEEAAGYLNAALNEGDIKVFLLALSNVVKAQGGVNKLANKAHKSRTSLYKTLSPKGNPYFKNTSEILSAMGMHIVIEPKNISHNHFSK